Proteins from a genomic interval of Amycolatopsis sp. cg13:
- a CDS encoding ABC transporter substrate-binding protein, translating to MKNRKTLLAGLCGVSLLLAACGTSGSDSKAGSAPGAQGFTPPKLNALTQLGQPEGQLNVLAWPGYAENGSNDAKVNWVTPFEQQTGCKVNVKPFGTSDEAVTLMKTGQYDVVSASGDASLRLVASGDVEPVNTALVPNYNDIYPFLKNKSWNSVNNVAYGIPHGWGANVLAYRTDKVQPEPKSWSPMFDEKSQFKGKVIAYDSPIYIADAALYLMAHQPDLGIKNPYALDDKQFKAATDLLKKQRPLVEEYWSDYLKETQSLKSGDGVIGTAWQVTVNLAKSEGAPIAATVPSEGATGWSDTWMVSAKSQHKTCAYKWMDYITSPKVNAQVAEYFGEAPANSKACAEFKDKSLCDTYHANDAAYAAKIQYWTTPIPQCLDGRTDVKCKDYGDWTRAWTEIKG from the coding sequence ATGAAGAACAGGAAGACGCTGCTCGCAGGGCTGTGCGGCGTGAGCCTCCTGCTCGCTGCCTGCGGCACCTCGGGCTCCGACTCCAAAGCGGGGTCGGCGCCGGGCGCACAGGGCTTCACGCCGCCGAAGCTGAACGCGCTGACGCAGCTCGGCCAGCCGGAAGGCCAGCTGAACGTGCTCGCGTGGCCCGGTTACGCGGAAAACGGCTCGAACGACGCGAAGGTCAACTGGGTCACGCCGTTCGAGCAGCAGACCGGATGCAAGGTCAACGTCAAGCCGTTCGGCACCTCGGACGAGGCCGTGACGCTGATGAAGACCGGGCAGTACGACGTGGTTTCGGCGTCCGGCGACGCCTCGCTGCGCCTGGTCGCCTCGGGCGACGTCGAGCCGGTCAACACCGCGCTCGTCCCGAACTACAACGACATTTACCCGTTCCTCAAGAACAAGTCGTGGAACAGCGTCAACAACGTCGCCTACGGCATCCCGCACGGCTGGGGCGCGAACGTCCTGGCCTACCGCACCGACAAGGTGCAGCCGGAGCCGAAGTCGTGGTCGCCGATGTTCGACGAGAAGTCGCAGTTCAAGGGCAAGGTCATCGCGTACGACTCGCCGATCTACATCGCCGACGCCGCGCTGTACCTGATGGCGCACCAGCCTGACCTGGGCATCAAGAACCCGTATGCCTTGGACGACAAGCAGTTCAAGGCGGCCACGGACCTGCTGAAGAAGCAGCGCCCGCTGGTCGAGGAGTACTGGTCGGACTACCTCAAGGAAACGCAGTCGCTCAAGAGCGGCGACGGCGTGATCGGCACGGCCTGGCAGGTGACGGTGAACCTCGCGAAGAGCGAGGGCGCGCCGATCGCGGCCACGGTGCCGAGCGAAGGTGCGACCGGCTGGTCGGACACCTGGATGGTGTCCGCGAAGTCGCAGCACAAGACGTGTGCGTACAAGTGGATGGACTACATCACGAGCCCCAAGGTGAACGCCCAGGTCGCCGAATACTTCGGTGAGGCCCCGGCGAACTCCAAGGCCTGTGCGGAGTTCAAGGACAAGTCGCTGTGCGACACCTACCACGCCAACGACGCCGCGTACGCCGCCAAGATCCAGTACTGGACCACGCCGATCCCGCAGTGCCTCGACGGCCGCACGGACGTCAAGTGCAAGGACTACGGCGACTGGACCCGGGCCTGGACCGAGATCAAGGGCTGA
- a CDS encoding ABC transporter ATP-binding protein, with product MPHQAPAETRPPGRRPQSAQPAIRLTGLEKHFDKVRAVDGVDLDIPPGEFFSMLGPSGSGKTTVLRMIAGFELPTAGTIELEGKDVSQLAPFDRDVNTVFQDYALFPHMTVQQNVEYGLKVKRVGKAERRDRAKEALRTVRLEDFGDRKPSQMSGGQRQRVALARALVNHPKVLLLDEPLGALDLKLRQTMQVELKQIQREVGITFVFVTHDQDEALTMSDRIAVFNAGRIEQVGTPVEIYERPASAFVAGFVGTSNLLSGRSAEAVIGRPGVYSIRPEKIRIDGDLASPAGPGETSATGSVTDVVYAGSTVRYAVALDAGGQLSVVRQNTSEPTEFADGRVRLRWRREHSFRVPEAG from the coding sequence ATGCCCCATCAAGCCCCCGCCGAGACCCGGCCGCCGGGAAGGCGTCCGCAGTCCGCGCAGCCGGCGATCCGGCTCACCGGACTGGAAAAGCACTTCGACAAGGTGCGTGCCGTGGACGGGGTCGACCTCGACATCCCGCCCGGCGAGTTCTTCTCGATGCTCGGCCCGTCCGGTTCCGGCAAGACCACCGTGCTGCGGATGATCGCCGGATTCGAACTGCCCACCGCGGGCACGATCGAACTCGAAGGCAAGGACGTGAGCCAACTGGCTCCGTTCGACCGCGACGTCAACACGGTTTTCCAGGACTACGCGCTCTTCCCGCACATGACGGTGCAGCAGAACGTGGAGTACGGGCTGAAAGTCAAGCGGGTCGGGAAAGCCGAACGCCGGGACCGGGCGAAGGAAGCGCTCCGCACGGTGCGGCTGGAGGACTTCGGCGACCGCAAGCCGTCGCAGATGTCCGGTGGACAGCGACAGCGCGTCGCGCTCGCCCGCGCTCTCGTAAATCACCCGAAAGTGTTGCTTTTGGATGAACCCCTTGGCGCACTTGACCTGAAGCTGCGCCAAACCATGCAGGTCGAGCTCAAGCAGATCCAGCGCGAGGTCGGCATCACCTTCGTCTTCGTCACCCACGACCAGGACGAGGCGCTCACCATGAGCGACCGGATCGCCGTGTTCAACGCGGGCCGCATCGAACAGGTCGGTACTCCGGTCGAGATTTACGAACGCCCGGCAAGTGCTTTCGTAGCAGGGTTTGTCGGCACGTCGAACCTGCTCAGCGGCCGTAGCGCCGAGGCGGTGATCGGCAGGCCGGGCGTCTACAGCATCCGGCCGGAGAAGATCCGCATCGACGGAGACCTTGCGTCTCCGGCCGGTCCCGGAGAGACTTCTGCGACCGGTTCGGTCACGGATGTCGTTTATGCCGGTTCGACGGTGCGCTACGCTGTCGCGCTCGATGCCGGGGGCCAATTGTCCGTTGTCCGCCAGAACACCAGCGAGCCGACCGAGTTCGCCGACGGTCGCGTCCGCCTGCGCTGGCGCCGCGAACACAGTTTCCGGGTCCCCGAAGCCGGCTAG
- a CDS encoding gamma-aminobutyraldehyde dehydrogenase: protein MQELKHYVGGTYVDSLSGKVAEIVDPVTGRAYCTAPVAGAEDVDRALKVAAEAFESWRETTPAQRQLALLKIADALETRGEEIIRVEAQDTGKPFALTMEEELPAVIDQVRFFAGAARVLEGRSAGEYMEGHTSFIRREPVGVCAQVTPWNYPLMMAIWKIAPALAAGNTIVLKPSDTTPASTLLLAEICGEHLPAGVFNVICGDRDTGRALVEHDIPAMVSITGSVRAGIEVAGSAAHDVKRVHLELGGKAPVIVFPDADLEAAAEAIAAAGYFNAGQDCTAATRVLVHDDVHDTFVNALTRQAEANKTGTDDDVAFGPLNNEAQLEKVSGFIERLPEHATVHCGGRRSGEEGYFYEATVVSGVKQDDEIIQNEVFGPVITVQRFTEDDEALKHANGVPYGLASSVWTKDHQRAMKFSAKLDFGCVWINTHIPLVAEMPHGGFKRSGYGKDLSLYGLEDYTRVKHVMSAL from the coding sequence GTGCAGGAGTTGAAGCACTACGTCGGCGGGACCTACGTCGACTCGCTGTCCGGAAAGGTCGCGGAAATCGTCGACCCGGTTACCGGCCGTGCGTACTGCACCGCGCCGGTGGCCGGCGCCGAGGACGTGGACCGCGCGCTGAAGGTCGCGGCGGAAGCGTTCGAAAGCTGGCGCGAGACCACCCCCGCGCAGCGGCAGCTCGCACTGCTGAAGATCGCCGACGCGCTCGAGACGCGCGGCGAGGAGATCATCCGCGTCGAAGCGCAGGACACCGGCAAGCCGTTCGCGCTGACCATGGAGGAGGAGCTGCCCGCGGTCATCGACCAGGTGCGCTTCTTCGCCGGTGCCGCGCGCGTGCTCGAAGGCCGGTCGGCCGGCGAGTACATGGAAGGCCACACGTCGTTCATCCGCCGCGAGCCGGTCGGTGTCTGCGCGCAGGTGACGCCCTGGAACTACCCGCTGATGATGGCGATCTGGAAGATCGCGCCGGCGCTCGCCGCGGGCAACACCATCGTGCTCAAGCCGTCCGACACCACGCCCGCTTCCACGCTGCTGCTCGCCGAGATCTGCGGCGAGCACCTGCCCGCGGGCGTGTTCAACGTGATCTGCGGCGACCGCGACACCGGACGTGCGTTGGTAGAGCACGACATTCCGGCGATGGTGTCGATCACCGGCTCGGTGCGGGCGGGCATCGAGGTCGCCGGTTCGGCGGCGCACGACGTCAAGCGCGTGCACCTCGAACTGGGCGGCAAGGCCCCGGTGATCGTGTTCCCGGACGCGGATCTCGAAGCCGCCGCCGAAGCCATTGCCGCGGCCGGGTATTTCAACGCGGGCCAGGACTGCACGGCCGCCACGCGCGTGCTGGTGCACGACGACGTGCACGACACCTTCGTCAACGCGCTCACCCGCCAGGCCGAGGCGAACAAGACCGGCACGGACGACGACGTCGCCTTCGGCCCGCTCAACAACGAGGCACAGCTGGAAAAAGTCTCCGGTTTCATCGAACGGCTCCCGGAACACGCGACTGTCCACTGTGGAGGACGGCGTTCCGGCGAAGAGGGCTATTTCTACGAGGCCACCGTGGTTTCCGGCGTCAAGCAGGACGACGAGATCATCCAGAACGAGGTCTTCGGCCCGGTCATCACCGTCCAGCGGTTCACTGAGGACGACGAAGCGCTCAAGCACGCCAACGGGGTTCCCTACGGCCTCGCTTCCTCGGTGTGGACCAAGGACCACCAGCGCGCCATGAAGTTCTCGGCGAAACTCGACTTCGGCTGCGTGTGGATCAACACGCACATTCCGCTCGTGGCCGAGATGCCGCACGGCGGGTTCAAGCGGTCCGGCTACGGCAAGGACCTCTCGCTGTACGGCCTCGAGGACTACACCCGCGTCAAGCACGTGATGAGTGCGCTGTAG
- a CDS encoding FCD domain-containing protein produces MRKEMSNSARLAMFAPLEQVGRAEAVAARLFDAITLGLLDDAEQLPSEAELAAQFRVSTVTVREALAVLRQQGLVETRRGRGGGSFVRTPDWPAQSSWAERLRLVSMAELRDFGDHYLAVAGSAAKLAAERSTPEDLERLRLTAEDLLGASGPDATRAERHFHLEVAAAAQSPRLTNQEVQLQSEHGVLLWAPLGDKETCRGSYAEHQAIVTAIASADGDRARALTEEHLLGALDRLADLHLTLETP; encoded by the coding sequence ATGCGCAAGGAGATGTCGAACAGCGCACGACTGGCGATGTTCGCCCCGCTGGAACAGGTGGGGCGCGCGGAGGCGGTCGCGGCGCGGCTCTTCGACGCCATCACGCTCGGTCTCCTCGACGACGCCGAACAGTTGCCGAGCGAGGCCGAACTCGCCGCGCAGTTCCGGGTCTCCACGGTCACCGTGCGCGAGGCACTCGCGGTGCTGCGGCAGCAGGGCCTTGTCGAAACGCGGCGCGGACGCGGCGGCGGCAGTTTCGTGCGCACCCCGGACTGGCCCGCGCAGAGTTCGTGGGCCGAACGCCTGCGATTGGTCTCAATGGCTGAACTTCGCGACTTCGGCGACCACTACCTCGCCGTCGCGGGTTCGGCCGCGAAACTCGCCGCCGAACGCAGCACCCCCGAAGATCTCGAACGGCTGCGGCTCACCGCGGAAGACCTCCTCGGCGCGAGCGGCCCCGACGCGACCCGCGCGGAGCGGCACTTCCACCTCGAAGTCGCCGCCGCCGCACAGTCCCCGCGGCTCACCAACCAGGAAGTTCAGCTGCAGAGCGAACACGGCGTATTGCTCTGGGCGCCCCTCGGCGACAAGGAAACCTGCCGTGGGTCTTACGCTGAGCACCAGGCGATCGTCACCGCGATCGCCTCGGCCGACGGCGATCGGGCGCGCGCCTTGACCGAAGAACACCTTCTCGGCGCGCTTGATCGGCTCGCAGATCTGCACCTGACCCTCGAAACGCCGTAA
- a CDS encoding cache domain-containing protein codes for MTDTHTLTGEEVVTQVSALVEEIFARLKPVLAAAETLLGESADLSAEALHTIRPQVIEALGGLVVGAGFVSAPNVLADQELGFEWWTSCRTDDGAPEQLFISLDPESPNFLDYTRQSWFTVPRDSGRRHVNGPYVDYLCTDEYTLTFTVPVTRGEEFAGVVGADVYVREFERTVSRRLRALGRTAALLNAQGRVIVSNSVRKATGSLVREIDVPAWWASGAEPYTAPGGMTLRRCGDSPITLLVTT; via the coding sequence GTGACCGACACCCACACGCTGACCGGCGAAGAGGTAGTGACCCAGGTTTCCGCCCTCGTCGAGGAGATTTTCGCGCGCCTGAAACCAGTTCTGGCCGCCGCCGAAACGCTGCTCGGCGAAAGCGCCGACCTGTCCGCCGAAGCGCTGCACACGATCCGGCCGCAGGTCATCGAGGCGCTCGGCGGCCTCGTGGTCGGCGCGGGCTTCGTGAGCGCGCCGAATGTCTTGGCTGATCAGGAACTCGGCTTCGAGTGGTGGACCTCGTGCCGCACCGACGACGGCGCGCCGGAACAGCTGTTCATCAGCCTCGATCCGGAGAGCCCTAATTTCCTTGACTACACGCGGCAATCGTGGTTCACCGTCCCGCGCGACAGCGGGCGGCGGCACGTCAACGGGCCGTACGTGGACTATCTCTGCACGGACGAATACACGCTGACCTTCACCGTGCCTGTCACGCGCGGTGAGGAATTCGCCGGAGTCGTTGGTGCGGACGTGTATGTGCGCGAGTTCGAGCGCACGGTGAGTCGCCGGCTTCGCGCGCTCGGCCGGACCGCCGCGTTGCTCAACGCGCAGGGCCGGGTGATCGTGTCGAACAGCGTGCGGAAGGCGACCGGGTCGCTGGTGCGCGAGATCGACGTGCCTGCCTGGTGGGCATCCGGCGCGGAACCGTATACGGCACCGGGCGGGATGACGTTGCGGCGGTGCGGGGATTCGCCGATCACGCTGCTGGTCACGACCTGA
- a CDS encoding PucR family transcriptional regulator: MALTLRALAAEPALGLRVVAGEAGLDRPIGWVHPTELTDPQSFLEGGELLLTTGLTLYSATYAAYIRRLVDANVAGLGFGVGLSHAKVPDALVAVADEVGLPVLEVPRKTPFIAITRAVSRSVAADEYAATVRIGRAQQELTRTAVGRSGAGGVVRRLARLIDGWAVLYDSAGRVREASSAKARSAELDVTGLRAGTRVVSHGDDEVVIQTLHTRGALAVGTAEPLDSTGQHIVNTAVSLLSLALEQDRAQRLALSQLHTGVLELLAAGHNELAREVVPDLPAEPWTVLAVKGSKAARNTLYERLETLAGQVFAAHRGDKLIVLAENDEVRAIVAETGEFHSGLSAATEFPTALRQAEEAAEAARTQRVPMLRYADHAGAGLLGLVDHQAAQAFSDQLLAPVREFDRTGRGDLELSLRCWLEHHGHWDLAATKLGVHRHTLRNRVTKAAELLGRDLDSPGVRAELWFALQVRS, translated from the coding sequence ATGGCACTCACCCTGCGCGCCCTCGCCGCCGAACCCGCGCTCGGCCTGCGCGTGGTCGCGGGCGAGGCCGGGCTGGACCGCCCGATCGGCTGGGTGCACCCCACCGAGCTGACCGACCCGCAGAGCTTCCTCGAAGGCGGGGAACTGCTGCTCACGACCGGCCTGACGCTCTACAGCGCGACCTACGCGGCGTACATCCGACGGCTCGTTGACGCGAATGTCGCCGGGCTCGGCTTCGGCGTCGGCCTGAGCCACGCGAAGGTGCCGGACGCGTTGGTCGCGGTCGCCGACGAGGTCGGGTTGCCGGTGCTGGAGGTGCCGCGGAAGACGCCGTTCATCGCGATCACGCGCGCGGTGTCCCGGTCGGTCGCCGCTGACGAGTACGCCGCGACCGTGCGAATCGGCCGCGCCCAACAGGAGCTGACGAGGACCGCCGTCGGGCGCAGTGGCGCCGGGGGAGTGGTGCGGCGGCTCGCGCGACTCATCGACGGTTGGGCTGTGCTGTACGACTCCGCCGGACGCGTGCGCGAGGCGTCCTCGGCCAAGGCGCGCAGTGCCGAGCTGGACGTCACCGGCCTTCGCGCAGGCACGCGCGTGGTGTCCCATGGCGACGACGAGGTCGTCATCCAGACTCTGCACACGCGGGGTGCGCTGGCGGTCGGTACCGCGGAACCGTTGGACAGCACCGGACAGCACATCGTCAACACGGCGGTCTCGCTGCTTTCCCTTGCCCTGGAACAGGATCGAGCACAGCGGCTTGCACTCTCCCAACTGCACACCGGGGTGCTGGAGCTGCTCGCGGCCGGGCACAACGAGCTGGCCCGCGAGGTCGTACCGGATCTTCCAGCGGAACCGTGGACGGTGCTGGCCGTAAAGGGGAGCAAGGCGGCGCGGAACACGCTGTACGAACGCCTGGAAACCCTTGCCGGACAGGTGTTCGCCGCGCATCGCGGGGACAAGCTGATCGTGCTGGCGGAGAACGACGAGGTGCGCGCGATCGTCGCCGAGACCGGAGAATTCCACAGTGGACTATCCGCGGCGACGGAATTCCCGACCGCGCTGAGGCAGGCGGAAGAAGCGGCCGAGGCGGCACGGACCCAGCGCGTGCCGATGCTGCGATACGCCGACCACGCCGGGGCCGGGCTGCTCGGCCTGGTCGATCACCAAGCCGCGCAAGCGTTTTCCGACCAGCTCCTCGCGCCGGTGCGGGAGTTCGACCGTACCGGCCGCGGCGACCTGGAGCTGTCCCTGCGCTGCTGGCTCGAACACCACGGCCACTGGGACCTCGCCGCGACGAAGCTCGGCGTGCACCGGCACACCTTGCGCAACCGGGTCACCAAAGCGGCCGAACTGCTGGGCCGGGACCTCGACTCACCAGGCGTCCGCGCTGAACTGTGGTTCGCCCTGCAGGTCAGGTCGTGA
- the gabT gene encoding 4-aminobutyrate--2-oxoglutarate transaminase: MTTSTAAEPQAPAPRQRRLQTEIPGPVSRALQERRANAVAAGVASTLPAYITSASGGLLTDADGNVLIDFGSGIAVTSVGHSAPEVVDRVREQASLFTHTCFMVTPYEGYVEVCEALAELTPGDHAKKSVLFNSGAEAVENAVKIARTATGRQAVVVFDHAYHGRTNLTMGMTAKSVPYKHGFGPFAPEVYRVPGSYPYRDGLAGPEAARQAIDRIEKQIGGDQVAAVVLEPIQGEGGFIEPAPGFLPAISAWCKANGVVFVADEVQTGFCRTGNWFASEHEDVVPDLVCTAKGIAGGLPLAAVTGRAELLDAVGPGGLGGTYGGNPIACAAALGAIETMRGDGLTGSAKRIEELVLPRLRALATETGVIGDVRGRGAMLAAEFVKPGTNEPDADLTKRIAAACHAQGVVVLTCGTYGNIVRLLPPLSLSNELLDEGLAVLEYAIAAEARK; the protein is encoded by the coding sequence GTGACCACCAGCACCGCCGCCGAGCCGCAGGCTCCGGCACCCCGGCAGCGCAGGCTGCAGACCGAGATCCCCGGGCCCGTCTCCCGCGCGCTGCAGGAGCGCCGCGCGAACGCGGTCGCCGCCGGGGTCGCGTCCACGCTGCCCGCCTACATCACCTCCGCCAGCGGCGGCCTGCTCACCGACGCCGACGGCAACGTGCTGATCGACTTCGGTTCCGGGATCGCGGTGACGAGCGTCGGGCACTCCGCGCCCGAGGTGGTCGACCGGGTGCGCGAGCAGGCTTCCTTGTTCACCCACACCTGCTTCATGGTGACCCCGTACGAGGGTTACGTGGAGGTCTGCGAAGCGCTGGCCGAGCTGACGCCGGGCGACCACGCGAAGAAGTCGGTGCTGTTCAACTCCGGTGCCGAAGCCGTCGAGAACGCGGTGAAGATCGCTCGCACCGCCACCGGCCGCCAGGCCGTCGTGGTGTTCGACCACGCCTACCACGGCCGCACTAACCTGACCATGGGCATGACCGCGAAATCGGTGCCCTACAAGCACGGTTTCGGCCCGTTCGCGCCCGAGGTGTACCGCGTGCCGGGCTCGTACCCGTACCGCGACGGGCTGGCCGGCCCGGAGGCCGCGCGGCAGGCGATCGACCGGATCGAGAAGCAGATCGGCGGCGACCAGGTCGCCGCCGTCGTGCTCGAACCGATCCAGGGCGAGGGCGGATTCATCGAACCGGCTCCCGGCTTCCTGCCCGCGATTTCCGCGTGGTGCAAGGCGAACGGCGTCGTGTTCGTCGCCGACGAGGTGCAGACCGGCTTCTGCCGCACCGGCAACTGGTTCGCCTCGGAGCACGAGGACGTCGTCCCCGACCTGGTGTGCACGGCCAAGGGCATCGCCGGCGGTCTGCCGCTCGCCGCGGTGACCGGGCGCGCGGAGCTGCTCGACGCGGTCGGCCCGGGCGGGCTCGGCGGCACTTACGGCGGCAACCCGATCGCCTGCGCCGCCGCGCTGGGCGCGATCGAGACCATGCGGGGCGACGGCCTGACCGGTTCCGCGAAGCGCATCGAAGAACTGGTGCTACCGCGACTTCGGGCGCTGGCCACGGAAACCGGCGTGATCGGCGACGTCCGCGGGCGTGGCGCGATGCTGGCTGCCGAGTTCGTCAAGCCGGGCACGAACGAGCCGGACGCCGACCTCACGAAGCGCATCGCCGCCGCCTGTCACGCGCAGGGCGTCGTGGTGCTGACCTGCGGCACCTACGGCAACATCGTCCGGCTGCTTCCCCCGCTGTCCCTGTCCAACGAGTTGCTCGACGAAGGCCTCGCCGTTCTCGAGTACGCAATCGCCGCGGAGGCTCGCAAGTGA
- a CDS encoding aldehyde dehydrogenase family protein → MTFPFWVAGKPVTSSETTVVRHSFDGSEAGSHYLPGPSDVETAVQAAADVADEYATLPAHVRAGALDHISRRLSERAEEIAQLITAESGKPLKWSRGEIGRAVSTFRWASEEARRFSGDLQRLDTDPGGTGRLALVRRVPRGPVLGITPFNFPLNLVAHKVAPAIAVGAPIVLKPAPATPLTALLLGEILAETDLPAGSWSILPLGNEATAELVKDPRLPVVSFTGSVPVGWAIRDSVPRKHVALELGGNGAVLVCPDWTDLDFAAQRIATFAMYQAGQSCISVQRVYAHTDVYDELQAKVLEQVAALRTGNPREDGVDVGPLVNEAAASRVESWVTDAVVAGAKLLAGGGRKGATVEPTVLAEAPEDASVMADEVFGPVVSLVRVSSVDDGVERINASRFGLQTGVFTRDLPTAFDVSARLKVGGVLVGDVPSFRADQMPYGGVKDSGVGREGPAAAMADFTEERVTVLTGLTL, encoded by the coding sequence GTGACTTTCCCGTTCTGGGTGGCCGGAAAGCCGGTAACCAGCAGCGAAACGACCGTCGTCCGGCATTCCTTCGACGGTTCCGAAGCCGGTTCGCACTACCTGCCCGGACCGTCCGATGTGGAGACCGCGGTCCAGGCCGCGGCGGACGTCGCCGACGAGTACGCGACGCTGCCCGCGCACGTCCGCGCGGGCGCGCTGGACCACATCTCGCGGCGGCTTTCCGAGCGGGCGGAGGAGATCGCGCAGCTGATCACCGCCGAATCGGGCAAGCCGCTGAAGTGGTCGCGCGGCGAGATCGGCCGTGCGGTGTCGACGTTCCGCTGGGCGTCCGAAGAGGCCCGCCGGTTCTCCGGCGACCTGCAGCGCCTCGACACCGACCCCGGCGGCACCGGACGGCTCGCGCTCGTCCGGCGCGTGCCTCGCGGTCCGGTGCTGGGCATCACGCCGTTCAACTTCCCGCTGAACCTGGTGGCGCACAAGGTCGCCCCAGCGATCGCGGTCGGTGCGCCGATCGTGCTCAAGCCCGCCCCGGCCACGCCGCTGACCGCGCTGCTGCTCGGCGAAATCCTTGCCGAGACCGATCTTCCGGCGGGCAGCTGGTCGATTCTGCCGCTGGGCAACGAAGCGACCGCCGAACTGGTCAAGGACCCGCGGCTGCCGGTCGTGTCGTTCACCGGTTCGGTGCCGGTCGGCTGGGCCATCCGCGACAGCGTGCCGCGCAAGCACGTCGCGCTGGAGCTCGGCGGCAACGGCGCGGTTCTTGTCTGTCCGGATTGGACTGACCTGGACTTCGCCGCGCAGCGGATCGCGACGTTCGCCATGTACCAGGCCGGACAGTCGTGCATCTCGGTGCAGCGGGTGTACGCGCACACCGACGTCTACGACGAGCTGCAGGCGAAGGTTCTCGAGCAGGTTGCCGCGCTGCGCACCGGAAACCCGCGCGAAGACGGCGTCGACGTCGGCCCGCTGGTCAACGAGGCGGCCGCTTCGCGGGTCGAATCCTGGGTCACCGACGCGGTGGTCGCCGGTGCCAAACTGCTGGCCGGTGGTGGCCGCAAGGGCGCGACGGTGGAGCCGACCGTGCTCGCCGAAGCTCCCGAGGACGCATCGGTGATGGCGGACGAGGTGTTCGGTCCGGTGGTCTCGCTGGTTCGCGTGTCCTCTGTGGACGATGGTGTCGAGCGGATCAACGCGTCCCGCTTCGGTTTGCAGACCGGCGTTTTCACCCGCGACCTGCCGACGGCGTTCGACGTGTCCGCGCGGCTCAAGGTGGGCGGTGTGCTGGTCGGCGACGTGCCGAGCTTCCGCGCCGACCAGATGCCGTACGGCGGGGTGAAGGACTCCGGCGTCGGCCGGGAAGGCCCGGCCGCGGCGATGGCGGACTTCACCGAGGAGCGCGTGACTGTCCTTACTGGACTGACTCTCTGA
- a CDS encoding helical backbone metal receptor, translating into MRNAELVDDLGEPVPIEGPPQRVVSLVPSLTEAVEVSAPGRLIGATDYCTHPPELDVERVGGSKYPKLDRVLALKPDLVLANSEENRPEDVETLRANGIPVFVMAAAESVPAALGSLRRIFGQVYGIDEPEWLDTADELWREVEPVRYRAVIPVWRKPWIVLGRDTFAGDVLRRVGIENVYSGHSERYPRPSLEELQKTGADLVVLPDEPYEFTQDDGPGFFPEMRPVLISGRYLTWYGPSLVDAYAALRESVQ; encoded by the coding sequence ATGAGGAACGCGGAACTGGTCGATGATCTCGGCGAGCCGGTGCCGATCGAGGGGCCGCCGCAGCGGGTGGTGTCGCTGGTGCCGTCGCTGACCGAGGCAGTGGAGGTCAGCGCGCCCGGGCGGCTGATCGGGGCGACGGATTACTGCACGCATCCGCCCGAGCTGGACGTGGAACGGGTCGGCGGGTCGAAGTATCCGAAGCTCGACCGGGTGCTGGCGCTCAAGCCGGATCTGGTGCTGGCGAATTCCGAGGAGAACCGGCCGGAGGACGTGGAAACCCTGCGCGCCAACGGGATTCCGGTGTTCGTCATGGCCGCGGCGGAGTCCGTGCCTGCCGCGCTGGGCTCGTTGCGGCGGATTTTCGGCCAGGTCTACGGCATTGACGAACCGGAATGGCTCGACACCGCGGACGAGCTGTGGCGCGAGGTGGAGCCGGTGCGGTATCGGGCGGTGATTCCGGTGTGGCGCAAGCCGTGGATCGTGCTGGGGCGCGACACCTTCGCCGGCGACGTGCTGCGCCGCGTCGGGATCGAGAACGTCTACTCAGGACACTCCGAGCGCTATCCCCGGCCGTCGCTGGAAGAACTCCAGAAGACCGGGGCCGACCTGGTCGTACTGCCCGACGAGCCGTACGAATTCACCCAGGACGACGGCCCCGGCTTCTTCCCGGAGATGCGCCCGGTGCTGATTTCCGGGCGCTACCTCACGTGGTACGGACCGTCCCTCGTGGACGCCTACGCGGCGCTCAGAGAGTCAGTCCAGTAA